From a single Deinococcota bacterium genomic region:
- a CDS encoding branched-chain amino acid ABC transporter permease — MRRHGFTLAVLLLLGVAPLIAEAAGERFLVSALARVAIYGLAALSLNFILGYGGLVSFGHAAFLGVGAYTVGILSYHAFYGEPVLGFTSEALFNQALFVWPLAMFVSALFALLIGVISLRTRGVYFIMITLAFAQMLYFFALTLRRYGGEDGLALWWGPNAFGTLDLSDRMLFFYVAYGLLVLWVFLFHRIVHSRFGRVLRGLKSNELRMRALGYRPLPYRLAAFCIAGAVGGLAGAMLANLSEFVSPGVMHWSRSGQLMVMVIMGGMNTLVGPVVGAGAFLLMEEALIAYTEHWGLFLGPILILIVLFAKRGLAGLFSRDD, encoded by the coding sequence GTGAGACGCCACGGCTTCACCCTCGCCGTCCTCTTGCTGCTCGGCGTCGCGCCTTTAATCGCCGAGGCCGCGGGCGAGCGCTTTCTCGTCTCGGCCTTGGCAAGGGTCGCCATCTACGGCCTCGCCGCCCTGAGCCTCAACTTCATCCTCGGCTACGGCGGGCTCGTCTCCTTTGGCCACGCCGCCTTTTTGGGCGTCGGCGCCTACACCGTGGGCATCCTCTCCTACCACGCCTTCTACGGCGAGCCCGTCCTCGGTTTCACCAGCGAGGCGCTCTTCAACCAGGCGCTCTTCGTCTGGCCGCTCGCCATGTTCGTCTCCGCGCTCTTTGCGCTGCTGATCGGCGTCATCTCGCTGCGCACCAGGGGCGTCTACTTCATCATGATCACGCTGGCCTTTGCCCAGATGCTCTACTTCTTCGCGCTCACCCTGCGGCGCTACGGCGGCGAGGACGGCCTGGCCTTGTGGTGGGGGCCAAACGCCTTTGGCACGCTCGACCTCAGCGACCGCATGCTCTTCTTCTACGTCGCTTACGGCCTGCTGGTGCTGTGGGTCTTTCTCTTTCACCGCATCGTCCACTCGCGCTTCGGGCGGGTCCTGCGCGGCCTCAAAAGCAACGAGCTGCGCATGCGCGCGCTCGGCTACCGGCCGCTGCCCTACCGGCTCGCCGCCTTTTGCATCGCCGGGGCGGTGGGCGGCTTAGCCGGCGCCATGCTCGCCAACCTGAGCGAGTTCGTCAGCCCCGGCGTGATGCACTGGTCGCGCTCGGGCCAGCTCATGGTGATGGTCATCATGGGCGGCATGAACACGCTTGTCGGTCCCGTCGTCGGCGCGGGCGCGTTCTTGCTGATGGAGGAGGCGCTCATCGCCTACACCGAGCACTGGGGGCTCTTCCTGGGGCCGATTCTCATCCTCATCGTGCTCTTCGCCAAGCGCGGCCTGGCCGGGCTGTTCAGCCGAGACGACTGA
- a CDS encoding ABC transporter ATP-binding protein — protein MATRDLSLRLHHGRIHALIGPNGAGKTTALAQLSGELRPDRGRVLVDGQDITGLDMARRAKLGIARSFQITAVLEGFTALENVALAVQARSSHHFRFWRDARRERALSEPARRLLERVGLGDKAETPAASLSHGQKRQLEVAMALATEPRVLLLDEPMAGMGPSETAAMTELIRAVKADHAVLLVEHDMAVVFALADEVSVLVYGSVIASGTPQEVRASPEARRAYLKG, from the coding sequence ATGGCGACCAGGGACTTGAGCCTGAGGCTCCATCACGGCCGGATCCACGCCTTGATCGGCCCCAACGGCGCGGGCAAGACGACCGCGCTCGCCCAGCTTAGCGGGGAACTCAGGCCCGACCGCGGCCGAGTGCTCGTTGACGGCCAAGACATCACCGGTCTCGACATGGCCCGCCGCGCCAAGCTGGGTATCGCCCGCTCGTTTCAGATCACCGCCGTCTTGGAGGGCTTCACCGCGCTCGAGAACGTCGCCCTGGCGGTGCAGGCCAGGAGTTCTCACCACTTCCGCTTCTGGCGCGACGCCCGCCGCGAGCGGGCGCTGAGCGAGCCGGCGCGGAGGCTGCTGGAGCGCGTCGGCCTCGGCGACAAGGCGGAAACGCCCGCCGCCAGCCTCTCGCACGGCCAAAAGCGGCAGCTCGAAGTCGCCATGGCGCTCGCCACAGAACCCAGGGTGCTCCTCTTGGACGAGCCGATGGCCGGCATGGGCCCAAGCGAGACCGCCGCCATGACCGAGCTCATCCGCGCCGTCAAAGCCGATCACGCCGTCCTCCTGGTCGAGCACGACATGGCCGTGGTCTTCGCCCTGGCCGACGAGGTGAGCGTGCTCGTCTACGGCAGCGTCATCGCCTCCGGCACGCCCCAGGAGGTGCGGGCGAGTCCGGAGGCGCGGCGCGCCTACCTAAAAGGCTGA
- a CDS encoding ABC transporter ATP-binding protein yields the protein MLELNGVETAYGSSQVLFGVSLTVGEREVVGLLGRNGMGKTTTVRAIMGLTPPRAGSILFAGRAIHRAPPYVIARLGIGLVPEGRQVFPNLSVQENLVATARNPFGRKDPWTLGRVYALFPALDARRSNMGNQLSGGEQQMLAIGRALLTNPRLLILDEATEGLAPLLRAEIWRSIRLLKEGGQAILVIDSNLRELLKVTDRNTILEKGRIVWTGDSDELEAQPELKTRYLGI from the coding sequence ATGCTCGAGCTGAACGGCGTCGAGACCGCCTACGGAAGCTCCCAGGTGCTCTTCGGCGTCAGCCTCACCGTCGGCGAGCGCGAGGTGGTCGGGCTCTTGGGCCGCAACGGCATGGGCAAGACGACGACGGTGAGGGCGATCATGGGCCTGACCCCGCCCAGGGCCGGCAGCATCCTCTTCGCCGGCCGCGCCATTCACAGGGCGCCGCCCTATGTGATCGCGCGCCTCGGCATCGGTCTGGTGCCCGAGGGACGGCAGGTCTTTCCCAACCTTAGCGTCCAGGAGAACCTCGTCGCCACCGCCCGCAACCCCTTCGGGCGCAAGGATCCTTGGACCTTAGGGCGCGTCTACGCGCTCTTCCCCGCCTTGGACGCGAGACGCAGCAACATGGGCAACCAGCTCTCGGGCGGCGAGCAGCAGATGCTGGCCATCGGCCGGGCGCTGCTCACCAACCCCCGGCTGCTCATCCTCGACGAGGCCACCGAAGGCTTGGCGCCGCTCTTGCGCGCCGAGATCTGGCGCAGCATTCGGCTGCTCAAAGAGGGCGGCCAGGCCATTTTAGTCATCGACAGCAACCTGAGGGAACTGCTCAAGGTGACAGACCGCAACACCATCCTCGAGAAGGGCCGCATCGTCTGGACGGGAGATTCAGACGAGCTCGAGGCGCAGCCCGAGCTCAAGACCCGTTACCTGGGCATTTGA
- a CDS encoding 16S rRNA (uracil(1498)-N(3))-methyltransferase produces MRVRRVYLPELAAGERLLVGPDAHHLSRVLRLRPGDAVRAFDGEGVEADGRVMSIAEVAVALELEAPVETTRESPLEVTLAVALLKGDKMSDVVRHGTELGAARFIPVLTSRCDVRVLSANKLRRWRRVAQEAGKQSGRAVVPEVTELVALEELRGEEALVADPRAATSLTELALPGAGPLLVLTGPEGGLTGAELELLTQEGFRPVRLGPRILRAETAPVALLSALLLPEAR; encoded by the coding sequence GTGAGAGTCCGGCGGGTCTACCTGCCCGAGTTGGCAGCGGGCGAGCGGCTCCTCGTCGGCCCGGACGCGCATCACCTGAGCCGGGTCCTGCGGCTGCGGCCGGGTGACGCCGTCAGGGCCTTCGACGGCGAGGGCGTGGAGGCGGACGGCCGCGTCATGAGCATAGCCGAGGTCGCGGTGGCGCTCGAGCTCGAGGCTCCCGTCGAAACGACGCGCGAGTCGCCCCTCGAGGTCACCTTGGCGGTGGCGCTCTTAAAGGGCGACAAGATGAGCGACGTGGTGCGGCACGGCACCGAACTGGGCGCCGCGCGCTTCATCCCCGTCCTCACCTCCCGCTGCGACGTGAGGGTGCTCTCGGCGAACAAGCTCAGGCGCTGGCGGCGGGTTGCCCAGGAGGCGGGCAAGCAGTCGGGGCGGGCGGTCGTCCCGGAGGTGACGGAGCTGGTCGCGCTGGAGGAGCTGCGAGGCGAGGAAGCGCTGGTGGCCGACCCACGCGCCGCAACCAGCCTCACCGAGCTGGCGTTGCCAGGGGCCGGCCCGCTCCTGGTCCTGACCGGCCCCGAGGGCGGGCTCACGGGAGCCGAGCTCGAGCTTCTCACCCAAGAGGGCTTTCGTCCCGTTAGGCTGGGACCCCGAATCCTGCGGGCGGAGACCGCGCCGGTCGCGCTGCTCTCCGCCCTGCTCCTGCCGGAGGCACGTTGA
- a CDS encoding 50S ribosomal protein L11 methyltransferase, which yields MRAAFHLPGSFESRDAETLLLWEAGCRGLEERDGAVIAYFDEQVELPLAGEWRGVDEVDWLAKYYAELKPLRSGRLLVSPTHCLVEAGPGERLLRLDPGMAFGTGHHLTTQLALRALEALELAGKAVLDVGSGSGILAIAADLLGAEDALGIDIDPATVSVARSNRALNRSAARFREGVLDSGVADASADVVVANLFAELHAELAPDYRRVLRPGGVLLATGILEARLGLVLNALGEHFSEVASEPQDGWALVTARP from the coding sequence GTGAGAGCGGCCTTTCACCTGCCGGGCAGCTTCGAGAGCCGCGACGCCGAGACCCTGCTGCTCTGGGAGGCGGGCTGCCGCGGCCTCGAGGAGAGGGACGGCGCCGTCATCGCCTACTTCGACGAGCAGGTCGAGTTGCCCCTGGCGGGCGAGTGGCGGGGCGTGGACGAGGTGGACTGGCTGGCGAAGTACTATGCCGAGCTGAAGCCCCTGCGCAGCGGCCGCCTGCTGGTCTCGCCGACCCACTGTCTGGTAGAAGCGGGGCCGGGCGAGCGCCTGCTCCGGCTCGACCCCGGCATGGCCTTCGGCACCGGCCACCACCTCACCACGCAGCTCGCCCTGAGGGCGCTCGAAGCCCTCGAGCTCGCCGGCAAGGCCGTTCTCGATGTGGGCTCGGGCTCGGGCATCTTGGCTATCGCCGCCGACCTGTTGGGCGCTGAGGACGCGCTTGGCATCGACATCGACCCGGCCACGGTGTCGGTCGCCAGGAGCAACCGCGCGCTCAACCGCTCGGCCGCGCGTTTCCGCGAGGGGGTGTTGGACAGCGGGGTGGCGGACGCCTCCGCGGATGTGGTCGTCGCCAACCTCTTCGCCGAGCTGCACGCCGAGTTGGCGCCCGACTACCGCCGGGTCCTGCGCCCCGGAGGCGTGCTGCTGGCGACGGGCATCTTGGAGGCGCGCCTGGGACTCGTCTTGAACGCCCTCGGTGAGCACTTTTCCGAGGTGGCGAGTGAACCCCAAGACGGCTGGGCGCTGGTGACGGCGAGACCGTGA
- a CDS encoding glycerol-3-phosphate acyltransferase — protein MLDLAALIAAYLIGSLPLGSRLVKWMTGYDARDMNAHNLGVENLLRFVGAPVAFASFALDILKAFGAVALFLGSPWAALGVYAGHLLPLPLIDQSSLPRGRGNGVILGVLAGLWAFSGVPLFVVVAPVLLYSALLAYTGFVTLATLTSLLALPLLMALSGQPLGAMWATGLLFGLALWRHKVGLARIVDGTEPRLGDSPPVRGRDPRVVYAAFMIHALALKDVWQPGSLRWMGPLYERGLLSEGVIRWFLPRMRPLAHAKLRGIELADGRELCVLIISGPMLPDQIRARPEQATAMAIQGARLAYELGAEAFGLGAFWSTVGNKGQDVQDAVPQIHITNGGAYTAASVKAAVPELLRRFRAQGGSLKRASAAVVGAGGVVAFGVARVLAAEVAELVLVGRDLARLERSAATLRKKHPTTTVKTSASVADCAACDLVFTATSDPDPVLYAEHVKPGAWVFDLGRPADVDSSVLEVPGVQVIPGGVVRPPGSMKSEFDLHFGDGLIPACMAETMIMTATREFGRKSLGPVTKTANLGFYLREGKRLGFEIVTWDERVAVLSEVA, from the coding sequence ATGCTCGACCTCGCCGCCCTCATCGCCGCCTATCTGATCGGCTCGCTGCCCCTGGGCAGCCGCCTCGTCAAGTGGATGACGGGCTACGACGCGCGCGACATGAACGCGCACAACCTGGGTGTCGAAAACCTCCTGCGCTTTGTCGGCGCCCCCGTCGCCTTTGCCTCCTTTGCCCTCGACATCCTCAAGGCCTTTGGCGCGGTGGCGCTCTTTTTGGGCAGTCCCTGGGCGGCTTTGGGCGTCTACGCCGGGCACCTCTTGCCGCTGCCGCTCATCGACCAGAGCTCGCTGCCGCGCGGGCGCGGCAACGGCGTCATCCTCGGCGTCCTGGCGGGCCTCTGGGCCTTTTCCGGGGTGCCGCTCTTCGTGGTGGTCGCGCCCGTGCTTCTCTACTCGGCCCTGCTGGCCTATACCGGCTTCGTGACCTTGGCGACGCTGACGAGCCTGCTGGCCTTGCCCCTGCTGATGGCCCTGAGCGGCCAGCCTCTGGGGGCGATGTGGGCGACGGGCCTGCTCTTCGGCTTGGCGCTGTGGCGCCACAAGGTCGGCCTGGCGCGCATCGTCGACGGCACCGAGCCCAGGCTCGGCGACAGCCCGCCCGTGCGCGGCCGCGACCCCAGGGTGGTCTACGCTGCCTTTATGATTCACGCGCTCGCCCTAAAGGACGTCTGGCAGCCCGGCAGCCTGCGCTGGATGGGGCCGCTCTACGAGCGCGGGCTCCTGAGCGAGGGCGTCATCCGCTGGTTCTTGCCGCGCATGCGGCCCCTGGCCCACGCCAAGCTGCGCGGCATCGAACTCGCCGACGGCCGCGAACTCTGCGTGCTGATCATCTCCGGCCCAATGCTGCCCGACCAGATTCGGGCGCGTCCCGAGCAGGCCACGGCCATGGCCATTCAGGGTGCGCGCTTGGCCTATGAGCTGGGCGCGGAGGCCTTTGGCCTGGGCGCCTTTTGGTCCACCGTCGGCAACAAGGGCCAGGACGTGCAGGACGCCGTGCCGCAGATCCACATCACCAACGGCGGCGCCTACACCGCGGCCTCGGTCAAGGCGGCCGTGCCCGAGCTGCTCCGGCGCTTTAGGGCGCAGGGCGGCTCCTTGAAGCGCGCCAGTGCCGCGGTGGTCGGTGCCGGCGGCGTGGTCGCCTTTGGGGTGGCGCGGGTTCTCGCCGCCGAGGTCGCCGAACTGGTCTTGGTAGGCCGTGATCTGGCCCGCCTGGAGCGCAGCGCCGCCACCCTGCGTAAAAAGCACCCGACGACCACCGTCAAGACGAGCGCCAGCGTAGCCGACTGCGCCGCCTGCGATCTGGTCTTTACCGCCACCTCCGACCCGGACCCGGTGCTCTACGCCGAGCACGTCAAGCCCGGCGCCTGGGTCTTCGACCTGGGAAGGCCGGCCGACGTGGACAGCAGCGTTCTGGAGGTGCCGGGCGTCCAGGTGATCCCGGGCGGTGTGGTCAGGCCGCCGGGCAGCATGAAGAGCGAGTTCGACTTGCACTTTGGCGACGGTTTGATCCCAGCCTGCATGGCCGAGACCATGATCATGACGGCCACCAGGGAGTTTGGCCGCAAGTCGCTGGGGCCCGTCACCAAAACGGCCAACCTGGGGTTCTATCTGCGGGAGGGCAAGCGCTTGGGCTTTGAGATCGTGACCTGGGACGAGCGGGTGGCGGTCCTCTCGGAGGTGGCGTGA